A genomic segment from Pyxidicoccus trucidator encodes:
- a CDS encoding social motility and stimulation tgl protein, which yields MFNLDERYRGLPATREQILALHTSLNTPHVAIPGKQAGPAQAFVVGIRGGQGAAVFVYLYLAEAGDCAVYLSGRRNSNADEYREDEGDALAFVESLGFMMDDANWRAAPPPQQDEWLKTLPVFFKDPKLVPAVVARAEEKKNVTTTLGRFLAAF from the coding sequence GTGTTCAACCTCGACGAGCGCTACCGCGGCCTGCCCGCCACGCGGGAGCAGATCCTCGCGCTGCACACCTCCCTCAACACGCCGCACGTGGCCATTCCCGGCAAGCAGGCCGGGCCGGCGCAGGCCTTCGTCGTGGGCATTCGCGGCGGGCAGGGCGCCGCCGTCTTCGTGTACCTCTATCTGGCCGAGGCCGGGGACTGCGCGGTGTACCTGTCCGGCCGGCGCAACAGCAACGCGGACGAGTACCGCGAAGACGAGGGCGACGCGCTGGCCTTCGTGGAGTCGCTCGGCTTCATGATGGACGACGCCAACTGGCGCGCCGCGCCGCCCCCACAGCAGGACGAGTGGCTCAAGACGCTGCCCGTGTTCTTCAAGGACCCGAAGCTCGTGCCCGCCGTGGTGGCGCGCGCCGAGGAGAAGAAGAACGTCACCACCACGCTGGGCCGCTTCCTCGCCGCCTTCTGA